The following proteins are co-located in the Bombus pascuorum chromosome 3, iyBomPasc1.1, whole genome shotgun sequence genome:
- the LOC132905575 gene encoding tyrosine decarboxylase-like, which yields MNIDEFQVRGKEMIEYICEYLRTLEGKRVTANVDPGYLRPLLPKEAPAKGESWDAIMRDVDSKIMPGITHWQHPRFHAYFPAGNSFPSILGDMLSDAIGCIGFSWAASPACTELETIVLDWYAKAIDLPPEFLAEHKSSKGGGVIQGSASECILVTMLAARTQAIRTLKEQDPNTEDSAFLPRLVAYCSTEAHSCVEKAAMISLVKLRVLEPDEKGSLRGKRLESAIREDVANGLVPFYVSTTLGTTGSCAFDNLVEIGPVCKLYPNMWLHVDGAYAGNAFICPEMRPLMTGIEHADSFNTNPNKWLLVNFDCSCLWVRDRVKLTSALVVDPLYLQHARSGESIDYRHWGIPLSRRFRALKLWFVMRSYGITGLQKYIRNHIRLARRFETLMRRDKRFEITNDVRVGLVCFRLKESDEINQELLANINASGRLHMIPARVMGKYILRFCVIKENATDDDIDYAVDVIEEHATEVMLAHYEGTEDEFRAKGPKSPAALDKKLVRKFSFTRSVTRDVYKRSISKSSLHDGATPIMVVDDNSQVDTIEEDVFCNSRS from the exons ATGAACATCGATGAGTTTCAAGTACGTGGCAAGGAGATGATCGAGTATATTTGCGAGTATCTCCGCACCTTGGAGGGGAAGAGGGTGACGGCGAACGTGGATCCAGGATATCTAAGGCCCCTACTTCCCAAAGAAGCTCCAGCGAAAGGGGAATCATGGGATGCCATAATGAGGGACGTCGACAGCAAAATAATGCCCGGG ATCACACACTGGCAGCATCCACGTTTTCACGCGTACTTTCCAGCGGGTAACTCGTTCCCTTCGATCCTCGGAGACATGCTGTCGGACGCAATCGGGTGCATAGGTTTCTCTTGGGCGGCGAGCCCGGCCTGCACGGAACTGGAAACGATCGTACTCGACTGGTACGCAAAAGCGATAGACCTACCACCGGAGTTCCTAGCTGAACACAAAAGCTCGAAAGGTGGTGGAGTGATACAAGGGTCAGCCTCCGAGTGTATTCTGGTCACCATGCTTGCGGCACGTACCCAAGCAATTCGAACCTTGAAGGAGCAAGACCCGAACACCGAGGACTCGGCCTTTCTGCCACGGTTGGTCGCCTATTGTTCCACAGAAGCTCATTCCTGCGTCGAAAAGGCAGCGATGATCAGTTTGGTGAAGCTTAGAGTTCTAGAACCAGATGAAAAAGGTTCCTTGCGAGGTAAGCGACTGGAATCTGCGATCCGCGAAGACGTGGCAAACGGTTTGGTTCCGTTTTATGTCTCCACCACTCTTGGCACTACCGGATCCTGTGCGTTTGATAATTTAGTCGAAATCGGACCAGTGTGCAAATTGTATCCTAACATGTGGCTCCACGTGGACGGTGCTTACGCTGGGAACGCGTTCATTTGCCCTGAAATGAGGCCGTTGATGACGGGTATCGAACACGCAGACTCGTTCAACACGAATCCCAACAAGTGGTTGCTCGTTAATTTCGACTGTTCCTGCCTTTGGGTACGGGATCGAGTGAAGCTCACGTCGGCGCTCGTCGTCGATCCATTGTACCTTCAGCACGCTAGATCCGGAGAATCTATCGATTATCGTCACTGGGGAATTCCTTTGAGCAGACGATTCAGAGCGTTGAAATTGTGGTTCGTGATGAGATCGTATGGAATTACAGGATTGCAGAAGTACATAAGGAACCATATCAGGCTGGCGAGACGGTTCGAGACTCTGATGAGAAGGGACAAGAGATTCGAGATCACTAACGACGTGAGAGTTGGTCTGGTTTGCTTCAGACTGAAGGAGAGCGATGAGATCAATCAGGAATTGTTGGCGAATATTAACGCGTCCGGCAGACTTCATATGATCCCAGCTAGAGTCATGGGAAAGTATATCTTGAGATTCTGCGTGATCAAAGAAAATGCTACTGACGATGATATCGATTATGCTGTGGACGTGATCGAAGAACACGCGACGGAGGTGATGCTCGCTCATTACGAAGGAACAGAAGACGAATTTAGGGCGAAGGGACCAAAGAGTCCCGCTGCATTGGACAAGAAGCTGGTACGAAAGTTCAGCTTCACCAGGAGCGTGACGAGGGACGTTTACAAAAGATCCATTTCGAAATCGAGTCTCCACGACGGTGCTACGCCCATCATGGTCGTCGATGATAACTCGCAGGTCGATACCATTGAGGAAGACGTGTTCTGCAACAGCAG GTCGTGA